CAACACAAATTGTTCATAAGTCGCATATAGATAATAGACAAATGATCAACTTATCAAAGTGGGATATCAAAGTTGGGGAGAGGTCTAGGCCGGTCAGTGGGCCGATTCTTAGACTGTTTAGCCCATTTCAAGAAGAGAGGTGGGTTGGATGtcgttttctctctttttttttcaatacaCATACTACATGTATAcagttatatatatttttttgtaaaaataatgggtattcaaTGAATACCGTTGAATACCAGGTGGGCCTGCCCTTGATTGCGCCATCTCATCTAATTTATTTGAGAGGCACCTCTCTCATAAACAAATCTAGTATTAAACATGCAGGAAAAGGCattaaactaatttactatAGTTACATATTTGTCTACTTTACCACCTCTAAAACCACTCATGTGGTTGTTTAGATGGTTTTGGATAATTCAGGGCGTAGAATATCTGGTTTAATAGTTGAGGGGTTAACTAAACCAACCTAAATAGATCAGGGCGTAAAGTAGACTTATTGCAAACTAATTTAGTAGGGTCTATTGCATAACTGCCCTCGTTTTGACCTCTTACTGCACGTTTGCCCCTCCTTTTCGGACTTTGCATGTTTGCCCTCCTTTTTTGAATCGTAACAGCCAATGTGCCCATATTCTGTGAAGCGCAGTTAACAGTGTTAACAGACAGATGGAAAGACATAAATACCCCTGACTTAGATGACGATACAAGCAGCCTAGATTTGCATATCcggttttatttttttgaaatatacaAGCAAATCGCCACATATAAACTTAaataaatgacaaaatatcATATTTCACATATGTATTTTAAAACCCTTGAAATAAAtgacaaaatattatatttcaCATATATATTTGCTGCAGCATGATCTTTGTGGTTCAGTCAATAACTGTACAACACATATTTTGGATCTGGAAAGAAAGTACCAAGTCATATTTTCGTCTCCATGTCCAAATTTCATATCCAGATTGAATGTCTAAGCCATATGCAACCCTAGAACATACATGTCACCAACATTTTAAGCAGATCACATGAGTGAGTACATGTCCAGATCATATGAGCACCCCAAAACAAGAGAAAACATGTCCAGATCACATGAGTGAGTACATGTCTAGATCACATGAGCATTCCAAAATAATGCAGTACAATCCTAGGCCACATTTAAGCACCTAAACATCATTTTCTAAGCGTTGAAGTATGCAGCAAGCCTTGAAacacctcttcctcttccccttcctctttctctaccccttcctctttctctttctctacCCCTTCCTGTTGGTGGTGCTTCTCCTTCAATGTGACTTGTACTAGCGCTGCAAAACATTGGAGTAAAAAATGTCTCAATAACTATTGCAATCATCATGCATATGAAATCTGTACAATTTAGAAGGAAATAGGGTGCACATTCATCACTTACTTAGATGATTCAATAGATGATAACCTCATAGCTCTACCTCTACCTCTCCCCATGTGCCGTGATGATGATGGAAGTGTAGCACTAGGATCATTGCTTCCCTCCTCTAATGCATTGTCAGAAGACAAGCGGCTCCTCTTCTGTCTAGCAGTAAGACCTCCTTGGCACTTCTTAGCTGTATGGCCTAGTTCATGGCATTCTGGGCACCTCTTTTGCTTTGTGCTGCCCGGTTCATCTGATGCCTTGATCCTAGATTTCCTTGGTCTCCCAGGCTTTCTTCTCAATATTGGCTTCTTGATTTTATAACCAGGATCGACACGTGGCCAAAACTGCTTTGATGTCATTGGATTGAACACACCAGAATAGGCCTTTTTGAACTTGGCAACAGAGAAGTATTCATGAACATAGTCATCCATGTGGACTTCTCTACTAAGTTTTGCAATGAAGGCTAAAGCATGTCTACAAGGTTTTCCACTAACTTGCCAAGCCCTGCATCTGCATGTTTTCAACTCCAAGTTTACTGCATACCTGAAAAGTGCTCCTGATTTGGTAGGTGCACTTACTTCAGCAGTGCCTTGTCCACACCTTAATACTTCACAGTCCTTGATAGCTTTGCTTTGAGCTGTAAGAGCCTTAGTAATAGATGGAATTATTTTGCCCTCCATTGACTCAGCAATCTTACTCCTCAGTTCAAACTTGGCTATGATCATTCGTCTTATATTGTCATGCATCTCCACAATCTGCAAGTCTTTTACTTCTTTGACCCAGTTGTTGAAAGATTCAGAGAGGTTGTTATTGATGTAATCAACCTTGCAATGATCAGAAAATTTGCTTCTACTCCATAAGTAGGGATGATTCTCATCTAAGTATGCAATGGCATCAGGACATTTTTCTTGTATCCTAGCCATGTGCCAGTTGAACTTTTCAATGGTGTAACTCTTGGCTGCTGGCCACATATTATAATTGAACAACTCCCCATAGTAGAACTTTTTAAAATTCTTCCACAAATGCCTCATACATTCTCTATGCTCCACACCTGGATACACTTCATCCACAGCCCCCTCAATTCCTTTGCCTGCATCTGTGCTAATAACCAGACCTATTGGTGTACCAATAGCAATCTTCAAGTGCTGGATGAACCATGTCCAACTCTCCTTTGACTCGGTCTCAATCACTCCATAAGCAACAGGAAATAACCAATTATGTCCATCTATTGCAACAGCAGCCGCCAATTGGCCTCTTGACCTCCCTGTCAAGTGGGTGGCATCTTTTGCAATGTAGGGCCTGCATCCTTGCAAAAAACCATCAATGCATGGCTTGAGAGCCACAAAAAATCTCCTAAAACACACATCCCCTTGGTGCTCTTCTGTGTCCAACTCAACAACGCTTCCTGGCACTGATTTTAGTAGTTCAGCTCTATATGTGGGCAGCAGATCGTAACTGTCATCCCACTTTCCATATATCATGTCAAGTGCCTTCTCTTTGCCCCTGAAAACCTTATCATATGGAATATCCATTGAATATCTCTTCTTCAATGCAGCTTGTAACTCCTTTGGTCCCTTTTTTGGATCCTCCTTCAACCAATCAACCACCCTTTCAGCTACCCAATTATTTGTGGCCATTGTATCACCACAGTTATTGACTGAACCACAATTGTGAGTTGGCCCATTCTTCTTAACCTACAATAAATATACAAGATGAAATAGAGCAACTTTATGTGATGCATAAATATACAAGATGAAATAGAGCGAGTGTTAGTGTACCTTGCATCCAATGTATTTCTTCTTGCTGGTAGATGCAAAAAAAGTCCAGTTGTAGCCCTTATCTGCTCTCACGCATTTGGCTCGAAAACGCTCATGGTCTTTCTTCACAGTACGAAAAGCATAATCATTCAATATTGCATGCTGGGTTAATGCTGATTTGCATTGTTTCACATCAGGAAAGACCACACCAATATCAACACATGGATTATCAACATCATAAGAAAAGACAGAAATATCATCCTCTTCATCCTCATCAAATATTTCAACATCAGGTTCATACTCAGTGTCAGAGAAATCAGATTCAGAAGATGTAGCCATGTCAGAATCATAACTACTATCACTTCGTGCAGCAAGTGATTCAGTGTCAGAGTAGTTGCCCTCCTCATCAACTCCAACTggctcttcatcatcatctgcaCGTTTTCTCTTGTTCTTACTCCCTTTCCTAGTGGGTTTATAAGCTGTGGGTGTCTCATATGTGTTTGTGGCTATCTCAGTTATGGGCTCCCTAACATCTTGAGTGGATTGTGTTGGAGCAAGAGGAAGATCCAAAATAGCAGGTGGAGTATTAGGAGATTTAACTAGTTTGTTTCTCACTGTAGGGTGACACCTTCGTTTTGTGGGTGAGAACTGTATTGGCCCTTGAAAGACATCGATTTGGGCATCAATGTGCACAACCCTTCTCTCTTGGTTGAGTTCAAACCACTGTAATAGTTCTTCGTCACTTTTAATCTCGATAGATTCATTTTCTAGAGATCGCAAAAAAGAAATGTACTGCTTCGAACCCCACATACAGCGCTCACCTACGAAATCTACTAACTGAAGAAAGCCATAGCTATGTCTATCAACAATTGCAGTCACCGATTCCTTCCTTTTAAATGTCTTTGGTCCACTGTTAGGTAAGCTCCAGTGTGACCGGATGTTAACAACAAGTTCTAATTCACTGTGATTCAGCCTACAAATCACAGCATTCAATTTATGGTAAGCACAATGTTCGTCTAATTACCATCCCTTCCAGCCTAATTGGAGGAGAAATTACAGAGATTGAGATTGGGGGAGAAATTACCCGTCATGTCGAGCAAAAAATTCCATGGCCACCGAGTCCTCGTGCTGCTAGGCGAGCCATGTCCCCGTGCTGCACGGCACCTGCGAGGCGCGCTGCAGCCCTAGCCCcatgcgccgaccggccgcgaGGCGAGGTGCAGCCCCAGCCGCGCACGCTGTCCCCCGCGAGGGCACCCTCGCCGGCCTCCCCTGTCGCCCCGACGCCCCCCGCAGTGCTGGCCGGCCCTGCAGCGCCGACCGCGCCGACCGCGAGGGCCCGCGCCGGTCTCCCTGCCAGCCCCCCGCAGTGCTGGCCGGCCTGCAGAGCGCGGTGCGCGGCCGCGAGGAGGGGACCCGCGCCGAACTCCCCTGCAGACCCCCGCAGTGCTGCCTTCCGCCGGCGCACTGCCGAtctgcaagccgccgccgccagtgagGGAGTAGAGGGAGGTCACGGGGGGAGTCTGGAAGACTCTAGGGTGCGGGGGCTCTTTAGATAAGGCAGGGGTAATATGGTCATTGcatatccttttcttttttcgaatcttttttttcttccgaaCAAGCAGGCTCCTACGGCGTTAAGAAATGAGGGCAGACGGATGTCCCAGATTCAAAAAACGGGGGCAAATATGCAAAGTCTAAAAAAGAGGGGTAATGGTGCAGTTGGAGTTATAAACGAGGGTAGTTTTGCAATTTACCCAATTTAGTATATAGTTGCAGATTCATAAACGGTCGCAGAACTAATAAACCAGTGGAGATATTTTGAGTTCCAACCGAGATtaaatctattatcttaatacaatatTGTTAAATAAGCCATTGTGTTTGCTGAGAGGACTAAGAATGTATATACACTACTGGAtttatgaagatctaaaggTCTATATTATTCGTAAGAATCCACATCGAATAAAATTTTTGGTATTTCCTTGACTCTACTATTTTCCTAACGTAAACTACACATCAAAGAAGTGTAGTTTGACAAGAAAATACCAAGAAGACTTGCATGATCAAGAGATCGAAGAGAAGAGATGGGGTGGTAATAAGTGATTTCGATCTAGAAAATGATGAGAGACACTTAACTCGAAGAGCGCAATGCATATGGGGATTAGACACGACAATGACAAGCTCTATTGCGTAACCATGTCAAAGCCGCGATGAGATCTCAAACAATTCGGTCGAGTATCACCTTGACATGACCTAGCACCATGCTGCTTGCCACCGTGGTATGGCAATCACCGCTAGCAATGATGAGAAACAACGAGATGGTGATATATATCTTTATGTGTTATTAAGCATTTGATCAGTGGACGCCCTATATACTGAGAGCTGAAAAGTTTTGGAGAGGAGAAGAATGGCGATGATGTAATGTAATCATGACAAAGTAGTGATGTGATCTAGAACAAAGCAACTCCAAATCAATGTTTGACGAGAGGGGAAGAATGTCGCGCGTCCTCACGGACGTGTCGTAGATGATTGCAGTGTAGTGAGCAAAGCTCCTTGGGAGCAGACACATGAGAGAGGGTACATGGTCCTTTCTAACACTGCTCCCCTACATGTTTATCACCTCCACTCCATAATCTCCAAGATGGAGTTGCTTtgccgagtccaccaaaataaaTTAGGGGTGACGACCTCCATCTCCATAGAGTTGGCTTCTGCAATGTATGATGGAGATGGGATCAGAGTTATTAGCCTGTAAGACATAGTCTCAAACTGGCCTAGGAAATTGTTATTATATATATCTTGCTTGCGCAACAgtgaatttgttaaccttggcGAATGATCCGTGGTGGGAAAAAGGTGGTTGCTTGCGTGGCTGCATGGGGGCTGTAACAATTGGAGCTCGGAGAACAAAGCAAAGAAAAGAGATCCATGGATATGATAAGAACTAAATAGGATGCAGCTAAATAATGCTCATTAAGGTTTCATTTCAAACTCAAGATTAAATTCGGACTATTATCAGTGGTTGACACTTACCTAGGTCTCCTTTAAGCAATATAGGGATAATTTATTACCATGACAAAATCAATCGctggtcaagaactaaaaattaTATTCAAGTTAAAATGTAAGAAAATTCATATTACAAATGTTAAACATAAAAACATCTGTTTCTACGTAAGGTATTATTCCTTTTTCTTATAAATCCATGTTATAAAACGAATAGTCATTGGATATGAAGAAAAAAAGCATAGACGATACCATATTCTAGGCAAGCAGGATCGGACAAAGTAACTACAATAACATCACTAAACAAAACTATTTGCATAATCTACATTGAAGGTAAAAAAATCCCAAATATTGGAATAAAATTTGCTAGCTAGCTACCCACACTATTTGTGTAGGCCATATCTTGCTAGTTAAACAAACAGTAGTGTCATTATGTTGGAGCTTTGACAAGAACGATAATCAGAGAAGAAAAACTATTACTACTATTAGACAAAAAGATTCAGATCTTGTGGATTATATCACATAAAACAGTACTCAATAAATAACTTGAACCATAATCAAATACTTAGAGGGCTTTGCCCTTGACCAGAACCAGTGCCGAGGCACTGACAGCACAGTTATTGGCACTAATTGAAGTTGAGCTTTATACCTAGTCCCTGTTTAGTAGGGCTTCTACCAGGatctcactactacaaaaatgatttgtagggggGGCTATTTTTTTCTAGGGATGGCCTAAAAGATAACCCGCTCCTacatagcattactgtagcaattcacCCCGCCCCCTGGATGTATTTTTAGGGGCATGTAATGGGATCACCAGCCCATGGAAATGGATTTTTAGAGGTGGGTGATGGCATCACCCACCACGagggtttttttttggaatagCCGCCCCTATAAATGGACACCATTTCGAGGGGCGGGTGACTCCATCACCCACCACTAGAAATG
The genomic region above belongs to Panicum virgatum strain AP13 chromosome 8N, P.virgatum_v5, whole genome shotgun sequence and contains:
- the LOC120685359 gene encoding uncharacterized protein LOC120685359, whose translation is MWGSKQYISFLRSLENESIEIKSDEELLQWFELNQERRVVHIDAQIDVFQGPIQFSPTKRRCHPTVRNKLVKSPNTPPAILDLPLAPTQSTQDVREPITEIATNTYETPTAYKPTRKGSKNKRKRADDDEEPVGVDEEGNYSDTESLAARSDSSYDSDMATSSESDFSDTEYEPDVEIFDEDEEDDISVFSYDVDNPCVDIGVVFPDVKQCKSALTQHAILNDYAFRTVKKDHERFRAKCVRADKGYNWTFFASTSKKKYIGCKVKKNGPTHNCGSVNNCGDTMATNNWVAERVVDWLKEDPKKGPKELQAALKKRCPDAIAYLDENHPYLWSRSKFSDHCKVDYINNNLSESFNNWVKEVKDLQIVEMHDNIRRMIIAKFELRSKIAESMEGKIIPSITKALTAQSKAIKDCEVLRCGQGTAEVSAPTKSGALFRYAVNLELKTCRCRAWQVSGKPCRHALAFIAKLSREVHMDDYVHEYFSVAKFKKAYSGVFNPMTSKQFWPRVDPGYKIKKPILRRKPGRPRKSRIKASDEPGSTKQKRCPECHELGHTAKKCQGGLTARQKRSRLSSDNALEEGSNDPSATLPSSSRHMGRGRGRAMRLSSIESSK